From Phaeocystidibacter marisrubri, the proteins below share one genomic window:
- a CDS encoding putative quinol monooxygenase, which translates to MIVRVVKMHFRAEEIDNFRALFESRKEFIRGFEGCEYLELWQDVNTPEIFFTYSHWTHEDRLENYRKSELFKDVWSKTKALFAEKPQAWSVEPQVKMP; encoded by the coding sequence ATGATTGTACGAGTTGTAAAAATGCACTTTAGAGCTGAGGAGATTGACAATTTCCGCGCCCTCTTCGAGAGCCGTAAAGAGTTCATCCGCGGATTTGAAGGATGTGAATACCTCGAACTTTGGCAGGATGTAAACACGCCGGAAATTTTCTTCACGTATTCGCACTGGACACATGAAGATCGCTTGGAAAATTACCGCAAAAGTGAGCTCTTTAAGGATGTTTGGAGCAAGACCAAAGCTCTATTTGCCGAAAAACCCCAAGCATGGAGTGTTGAACCTCAAGTGAAGATGCCATGA
- a CDS encoding SAM hydrolase/SAM-dependent halogenase family protein, which produces MNLVTLTSDYGNADHDIAAFKGQLLSDAPNSQIIDVSHAVSPYNVMQAAYLLGRTYKRFPAGTVHIILVDAYQGSTKNYLVAQIEGQYFVAADNGVLTLIAPDIGFEKLVAVDLRNTNQNLYPEDALAQISAHLLKGGKPDVLGQPAREYTVKSASRPTLKTDGNGIIANVIHIDTFGNLVTNVTRKWLKDHVGDRKLIVVARNKRITRLVDSYFEGPTEGELFGVFNRDGHLEIAVQKPAGKFKNSACSLLGLHVNNNIFIEFE; this is translated from the coding sequence ATGAACCTAGTTACGCTGACATCCGACTACGGAAATGCCGATCATGACATTGCTGCCTTTAAAGGGCAGTTGTTGAGCGACGCCCCAAACTCTCAGATTATTGATGTGAGTCATGCGGTTTCGCCCTACAATGTGATGCAGGCAGCCTACCTTTTAGGTAGAACGTACAAGCGCTTTCCGGCGGGGACGGTTCACATCATTCTCGTAGACGCATACCAAGGAAGTACCAAGAACTATCTGGTTGCTCAAATTGAGGGACAGTATTTTGTGGCGGCCGACAATGGGGTACTCACCTTGATTGCACCTGACATCGGTTTTGAAAAACTGGTTGCCGTTGACTTGAGAAACACCAATCAGAACTTATACCCGGAGGATGCGTTAGCTCAAATCAGCGCGCATCTCTTGAAGGGAGGCAAACCAGATGTACTGGGTCAACCTGCTAGAGAATACACCGTTAAGTCCGCCTCTCGTCCCACGCTTAAAACCGATGGCAATGGGATTATCGCCAATGTGATTCATATCGATACCTTTGGCAACTTAGTGACCAACGTAACCCGAAAGTGGTTAAAAGACCATGTGGGAGACCGGAAGCTAATCGTAGTGGCAAGAAACAAGAGGATAACCCGTTTGGTGGATTCCTATTTTGAAGGCCCAACCGAAGGGGAACTCTTTGGCGTTTTCAACAGAGATGGCCATTTGGAAATCGCTGTTCAAAAACCTGCCGGAAAATTTAAAAATAGCGCATGCAGCCTGTTGGGATTGCACGTGAATAACAACATCTTCATCGAATTTGAATGA
- a CDS encoding PhoH family protein, with protein MIEKTVLLEDTNPQDLYGSNNRYLNLLKSFFPKLKITARGDKIKINGDDQIVEQFEEKLNLIIRHLQLYNSISENQIERIVMEDGREVAKTYAEIDDVLVHGSGGNLIKARTLNQKRMVKAVNENDMLFAIGPAGTGKTYTGVALAVRALKNKEVKRIILTRPAVEAGENLGFLPGDMKEKLDPYMQPLYDALRDMIHHEKLQYYLETKVIEIAPLAFMRGRTLDHAFVILDEAQNTTHSQMKMFLTRMGKHAKFIVTGDATQVDLPRNQGSGLKEALRILRNVKGISIVELDDKDVIRHPLVKDIIHAYDKEEKKS; from the coding sequence TTGATAGAGAAAACAGTCCTTCTAGAAGATACTAATCCTCAGGATTTGTACGGTTCAAATAACCGATATTTAAACTTGCTCAAGAGTTTTTTTCCAAAATTGAAGATTACCGCTCGTGGTGATAAGATCAAGATTAATGGAGATGACCAGATTGTTGAGCAGTTCGAAGAGAAACTGAATTTGATTATACGTCACCTTCAGCTTTACAATTCAATTTCGGAGAATCAAATTGAACGCATTGTGATGGAAGACGGTAGAGAGGTGGCGAAAACCTACGCGGAGATTGATGATGTTCTAGTGCATGGTTCAGGTGGAAACTTGATTAAAGCGCGAACACTCAACCAAAAGCGCATGGTGAAAGCCGTGAATGAAAACGATATGTTGTTTGCCATAGGGCCGGCAGGTACGGGTAAGACCTACACCGGTGTTGCATTGGCTGTTCGCGCTTTGAAGAATAAAGAAGTGAAGCGAATCATCCTCACTCGTCCAGCGGTGGAAGCCGGAGAGAATTTGGGTTTTTTGCCAGGCGATATGAAGGAGAAGCTCGATCCGTACATGCAACCGTTGTACGATGCGCTTCGCGATATGATTCACCATGAGAAGTTGCAGTACTATCTCGAAACGAAGGTGATTGAAATTGCACCGCTTGCCTTTATGCGCGGTAGAACCTTGGATCACGCTTTTGTGATTTTGGATGAAGCCCAGAACACCACCCATTCTCAAATGAAGATGTTCCTCACCCGTATGGGGAAACACGCAAAATTCATTGTGACGGGCGATGCTACTCAGGTTGATTTGCCGCGAAACCAAGGCTCGGGACTGAAAGAAGCACTTCGCATTCTTCGAAATGTGAAAGGCATTTCCATTGTTGAATTAGATGATAAAGACGTGATTCGTCACCCATTGGTGAAGGATATCATTCACGCATACGATAAAGAAGAGAAGAAATCATGA
- a CDS encoding phosphoribosylaminoimidazolesuccinocarboxamide synthase, with translation MNALDKSDFNFTGQTHVYHGKVRDVYSIGDDILVMVASDRISAFDVVLPAGIPYKGQVLNQIAEHFLDATSDIVPNWKLVSPDPVVTIGKKATPFKVEMVIRGYLSGHAARTYKSGERMLCGVQMPEGLRENDAFPEPIITPTTKADMGLHDEDISREDILAKGIVDEGDYLQLEKYTRALFQRGQEMANERGLILVDTKYEFGKLQDGTIVLIDEIHTPDSSRYFYLEGYAERQDAGEAQRQLSKEFVRQWLIENGFQGKEGQSVPEMTSEFVTMVSERYRELYEKVTGKTFEPGDLTNIPERIQHNVEEALAKL, from the coding sequence ATGAACGCACTCGATAAGTCAGACTTCAATTTTACGGGCCAAACACACGTGTACCACGGAAAAGTACGCGACGTCTATTCCATAGGAGATGATATTCTCGTGATGGTAGCCAGCGACCGTATTTCTGCATTTGATGTAGTGCTTCCTGCGGGGATTCCTTACAAAGGACAAGTGCTCAATCAAATTGCTGAGCATTTTCTCGATGCGACTTCGGATATCGTTCCGAATTGGAAACTGGTTTCACCAGACCCTGTAGTGACCATTGGAAAGAAGGCAACTCCTTTTAAAGTGGAGATGGTGATTCGCGGCTACTTGAGTGGTCACGCAGCACGTACATATAAGTCGGGAGAACGCATGCTTTGTGGTGTGCAAATGCCAGAAGGGCTTCGCGAGAATGATGCTTTCCCAGAACCGATTATCACCCCAACTACCAAGGCGGATATGGGCTTGCACGATGAGGACATCTCTCGGGAAGATATTTTAGCCAAAGGAATTGTAGATGAAGGCGATTATCTCCAATTGGAGAAATACACGCGTGCACTCTTCCAACGCGGTCAAGAAATGGCCAATGAGCGCGGCTTGATCTTGGTGGATACAAAGTATGAATTCGGAAAGTTGCAGGATGGAACGATCGTATTGATTGATGAAATTCACACACCAGATTCTTCGCGCTATTTTTATCTAGAGGGGTATGCGGAGCGTCAAGATGCCGGCGAAGCTCAACGTCAGTTGTCAAAAGAGTTTGTTCGTCAGTGGTTGATTGAAAACGGCTTTCAAGGAAAAGAGGGGCAATCTGTACCGGAAATGACCTCGGAATTTGTGACTATGGTGAGCGAACGTTATCGAGAATTATACGAAAAGGTAACGGGTAAAACGTTTGAACCTGGTGACCTCACGAATATTCCAGAACGAATTCAGCACAATGTTGAAGAAGCCCTAGCAAAGCTTTAG
- a CDS encoding outer membrane beta-barrel protein: protein MKPLFVAFLSLLSTGVYAQLDFGLKGGMSSSNVVFSDLESNANIENLSANNALGWHAGVYTRVKILGLYIQPEVIYSSLNSKVQIEESNGTSSTKSFQLTRLDVPVLLGIKFGPASIIGGPVMSYNLSHPSDIIEVDYRSGSLGYQAGFGLTLGNFIIDLKYEGSLQNLAEKVVIDGQEYDVDARTGQLILSLGYALF, encoded by the coding sequence ATGAAACCCCTATTTGTCGCATTTCTGTCTCTTTTGTCCACAGGAGTTTACGCTCAATTGGACTTCGGTTTGAAAGGAGGAATGAGTTCTTCGAACGTTGTGTTTAGCGACTTAGAGTCGAATGCGAATATTGAAAATCTCTCGGCTAACAATGCTTTGGGGTGGCATGCCGGAGTGTATACCCGAGTAAAGATTTTGGGTCTGTATATTCAGCCCGAAGTCATTTATTCATCGCTAAACAGCAAGGTGCAAATTGAAGAGAGTAATGGAACGAGTTCCACCAAGAGCTTTCAGCTTACTCGACTGGATGTACCTGTGTTGTTAGGGATTAAATTCGGTCCAGCAAGTATCATTGGCGGACCTGTGATGAGTTACAATTTGTCTCATCCTTCAGATATCATTGAAGTGGATTATCGAAGTGGTTCGCTGGGCTATCAAGCTGGATTCGGGCTAACCTTAGGGAACTTCATTATTGATTTGAAGTACGAGGGATCCCTTCAGAATTTGGCTGAAAAAGTGGTGATTGATGGTCAGGAGTACGACGTAGATGCCCGAACGGGTCAGTTGATCTTGAGTCTCGGTTACGCCCTGTTTTAA
- a CDS encoding exonuclease domain-containing protein, with protein MYAVIDIETSGGKFGEERIIEVAVFRFDGNEIVDQFISLVNPDAHIQPYVQKLTGITPKMVRRAPKFHEIAKRLVEVTEDAVFVAHNVNFDYRVVQEEFSRLGYDFQRKTLDTITHAQRLIPGLKAYGLETLCESLGILNSNRHRADGDARATVKLLALLLAKDTEKKIEGIARNRQDTTPDHSFSKLTAELYNTTGLYYIHNSKGEVIYLGQSRNLRNQIDRHFLATNERALQLQAEADSIQIEPTGSELIARIVEHLELKKLKPALNKRTDKYTLSQGLFIDVNDDKSVRSIRVQKVKKERPIIHFSDEATGLELAAQYCRNFGIQPKDVAMSFQLDAMQAFYNEHLEVQKIRVTSPIKRVWRTAFPFINAMLIDKGRKTGEKSMVLIEDGKLRGYGYFELEMQVADLETVKRSITSIASSSYLASLVYDHYHKGKFDEVRTY; from the coding sequence ATGTATGCAGTAATTGACATAGAAACCTCAGGCGGAAAGTTTGGCGAAGAGAGGATTATCGAAGTAGCCGTATTCAGATTCGACGGCAATGAAATCGTTGATCAATTCATCTCTTTAGTCAACCCAGACGCACACATTCAACCTTATGTTCAAAAGCTCACTGGGATCACTCCAAAAATGGTCCGAAGAGCGCCAAAGTTTCACGAAATAGCGAAACGATTGGTAGAAGTAACGGAGGATGCGGTTTTCGTAGCCCACAATGTCAATTTCGACTACCGCGTGGTTCAAGAAGAGTTCTCTCGATTAGGATATGACTTCCAGCGAAAGACCCTCGATACCATTACCCATGCCCAGCGCCTTATCCCCGGATTGAAAGCATATGGACTTGAAACCTTGTGCGAATCGCTCGGCATCTTGAACTCCAACCGTCATCGTGCCGATGGCGATGCTAGAGCCACGGTAAAATTGCTCGCATTACTACTCGCCAAAGACACGGAGAAAAAGATTGAGGGAATTGCTCGCAATCGTCAGGACACTACGCCAGACCACAGCTTCTCGAAGTTAACGGCCGAGTTGTACAACACTACGGGTCTCTATTACATCCACAATTCGAAAGGAGAGGTCATTTACCTCGGACAAAGTCGGAATTTGAGAAATCAAATTGATCGACACTTTCTAGCGACCAACGAACGTGCACTTCAACTTCAAGCAGAAGCCGATAGTATTCAGATTGAACCAACGGGAAGTGAATTGATCGCTCGAATTGTAGAGCATCTGGAACTGAAAAAATTGAAGCCTGCACTCAATAAGCGCACGGATAAATACACTTTGAGCCAAGGGCTTTTTATCGATGTCAACGACGACAAGTCCGTTCGATCCATTCGCGTTCAGAAAGTTAAGAAGGAACGTCCCATCATCCATTTCTCCGACGAAGCCACTGGATTAGAACTGGCCGCTCAATACTGTAGAAACTTCGGAATTCAACCCAAAGATGTAGCCATGTCTTTTCAATTGGATGCCATGCAAGCGTTCTACAACGAGCATTTAGAAGTTCAGAAAATCAGAGTTACATCGCCCATTAAGCGCGTTTGGAGAACGGCTTTCCCATTCATCAATGCCATGTTAATTGACAAGGGAAGAAAGACCGGAGAAAAGTCGATGGTTCTTATTGAAGACGGAAAACTGCGCGGCTACGGCTACTTTGAACTCGAAATGCAAGTGGCCGATTTGGAAACCGTTAAGCGATCAATTACGTCCATAGCTTCATCGAGCTACTTGGCGAGCTTGGTTTACGATCATTACCACAAAGGAAAGTTTGACGAAGTCCGCACCTATTAA